One window of the Rhipicephalus microplus isolate Deutch F79 chromosome 2, USDA_Rmic, whole genome shotgun sequence genome contains the following:
- the rtv gene encoding QVR superfamily protein rtv yields MAMFYSSTSTRRLGLAPLSVAVAVLAVVLLPSLAEGRRTSHCYVCRSRSQLGDCRDPFPYNETTVEGVRGVEASPCASKWCGKLVEGRDDDFDLATERMCLQRPPDDQEERCAETLYQNRRVYMCFCRGDLCNGAHKTATTGAAVIALALAATWVINCALPL; encoded by the exons ATGGCCATGTTTTATTCGAGCACCTCGACGCGCCGGCTAGGCCTCGCCCCGCTGTCAGTAGCGGTGGCAGTGCTTGCAGTGGTTCTGCTTCCTTCGCTGGCTGAAGGCC GTCGCACATCGCACTGTTACGTGTGCCGCTCCAGGAGCCAGCTGGGCGACTGTCGGGACCCGTTCCCCTACAACGAGACCACGGTCGAAGGCGTGCGAGGGGTTGAGGCCTCGCCTTGCGCCTCCAAGTGGTGCGGCAAGCTTGTCGAAGGAAGGGACGACG ATTTCGACCTAGCCACGGAGCGGATGTGTTTGCAGCGACCCCCCGACGACCAGGAGGAGCGGTGCGCAGAGACTCTTTACCAAAACAGACGCGTCTACATGTGCTTCTGCCGGGGAGACCTGTGCAACGGGGCCCACAAAACGGCAACCACCGGTGCCGCGGTCATCGCTCTTGCACTCGCAGCAACCTGGGTGATCAACTGCGCGTTACCATTGTGA